A portion of the Thunnus maccoyii chromosome 20, fThuMac1.1, whole genome shotgun sequence genome contains these proteins:
- the lrrc3ca gene encoding leucine-rich repeat-containing protein 3B, translating to MSLLADWLLRHSVVMCLLLHSLVLMTFCFHHAATSCSKNCYCSESESGGKTVRCSNLQLTEIPQDIPNDTRRVYLDFNLFTTVPTNAFSGLPHLVELDLSHNELSQLEPGAFRGLGSSLQFLDLSSNKLVNFNPESFEGLRARANLTNNPWHCDCNLQMAMPHVHLEPASLTGIVCQTSDPEEIRVQGLAFLLVPDIDLCVVMKRTTDVAMLVVMFGWFTMVISYLVYYVRANQEDARRHLEYLKSLPSRQGKSEESSTISTVV from the coding sequence ATGTCCCTGCTGGCAGACTGGCTACTGCGCCACTCAGTGGTCATGTGTTTGCTGCTGCACAGCCTGGTGCTGATGACCTTTTGCTTCCACCATGCTGCCACCAGTTGCTCCAAGAATTGCTATTGCTCTGAGAGCGAGAGCGGCGGAAAGACGGTGCGCTGCAGCAATCTGCAGCTCACAGAGATCCCCCAGGACATCCCCAATGACACACGACGTGTCTACTTGGACTTCAACCTCTTCACTACAGTCCCAACTAATGCTTTTTCAGGTTTGCCTCATCTGGTTGAGCTGGATCTATCACACAATGAGTTAAGTCAGCTGGAACCAGGGGCATTCAGAGGCCTGGGCTCCTCACTACAGTTCCTAGACCTTTCTTCTAACAAGTTAGTCAATTTTAACCCTGAGTCCTTTGAGGGCCTGCGGGCTCGCGCCAACTTAACAAACAATCCATGGCATTGTGACTGCAACTTGCAGATGGCTATGCCTCACGTTCACCTGGAGCCTGCATCATTGACGGGCATTGTGTGCCAGACTTCAGATCCAGAGGAAATACGTGTTCAAGGACTTGCCTTCCTGTTGGTGCCAGACATAGATCTATGTGTGGTGATGAAGAGGACTACAGATGTGGCCATGCTGGTCGTCATGTTTGGCTGGTTCACCATGGTCATCTCCTACCTGGTCTACTATGTCAGGGCTAATCAGGAGGATGCCCGCAGACACCTGGAGTATCTCAAGTCATTGCCCAGCAGACAGGGCAAGTCAGAGGAGTCTTCCACCATTAGTACTGTGGTATAG